Sequence from the Corallococcus sp. EGB genome:
CCTGCCCCTGCGCCTGGGGGAGTTCGGGCTGGTGCACCGCAGCGAGCCCAGCGGCGCGCTGCACGGGCTGTTCCGCCTGCGCCAGTTCACGCAGGACGACGGCCACATCTTCTGCGCGGCGGAGCAGGTGGAGGCGGAGGTGATCCGCTTCGTGCGCTCGCTCAAGGCGTTCTACGCGGGCTTCGGCTTCGACGACGTGCAGGTGGCCTTCTCCAGCCGTCCGGCGATGCGCGCCGGCAGTGACGCGCTGTGGGACCAGGCGGAGGCGTGGCTGCAATCCGCGGCGAAGCAGGCGGGCCTCCAGTACGAGGACCAGCCCGGCCAGGGCGCCTTCTACGGGCCCAAGCTGGAGTTCGTGCTGAAGGACCGGCTGGGCCGTGCGTGGCAGTGCGGCACGATCCAATTGGACCTGGTGCTGCCCGAGCGCTTCGACCTGCACTACGCCGGGGCGTCCGGAGAGCGCCTGCGCCCGGTGATGCTTCACCGCGCGCTGTTCGGCAGCCTGGAGCGCTTCATCGGCATGCTGCTGGAGCACCACGGGGGCGCGCTACCGGCGTGGCTCGCGCCCGAGCAGGTGGTGGTGGCCTCCGTGGGCGCGGGGGCCGCCGCGTACGCGGAAGCGCTGGCGGCGCGGCTGCGGCTGGCGGGCTGCCGCGCGCGAGCGGACGTGCGCGATGAGTCGCTGTCGAAGAAGGTCCTGGGCTCGCACGAGGACGGCGTGGCGTTCCTCGCGGTGGTGGGGGGTCGCGAGGTGGAGTCCAAGGGCGTGCGCCTGCGCATGCGCGATGGCTCGCAGCGTGACCTGCCCTGGGATGACGCGGTGGCGTGGCTGTCCGCCGCGTGCCAGCCGGCCGTGGTGGGATGACCAAAGGGGCCGGGGTGTGGGCCGCTGCTCGCACCCCGGCCTCGTGGTGGAGCGCGGGGATGAACCGTCAGGGGGCCGGGAACCAGCGCTCGAGCGCGGGGCGCAGCCCGCCTTCGCGCCCGGCCCATGCGATGCAGCCATCGGGGCGGACCAGCATCGAGCGCGCTCCGGGAGCCTTCACCACTCGAAGCTGGGGTGGCCACGCGGCGCCTTGCCCGGATGCCACGCCGTCGCCATCGACGATGAGCCCGCGGCCATCGCGCATCAGCGAGTACAGGCGCGTGCGCTCTCCATCGACCGTCAGCTCGGTATCGGCGATGAGGCGCCCGACGAGCGGATCCTCATCACCGAGGTCGTAGCGCGTCGCGATGCCACTGATCATCTCGCCGAAGTGGCGATTGACGTCCGCGTAGGTGGTCAGCAACTCGGCCATGAGCTGACGCATCGCGGTCGTCTGGGGGTCGGGGCGCATGAGCGCGAGCTGCGCGCGGGTGTTGTCGAGCACGCGCGCCGCCACCGGGTGGCGCTCGGAGGTGTACGTGGCGAGGAGGCTGTCGGGGGCGCGCCCCCGCACCGTGGCCGCCAGCTTCCAGCCGAGGTTGACCGCGTCGAGCAGGCCGAGGTTCAGCCCCTGCCCTCCGAAGGGAGAGTGGACGTGGGCGGCATCCCCCGCCAGCAGCACGCGCCCCCGCTGGTAGGTCGACACGAGCCGCGCGTGGTCGCTGAAGCGCGTCGCCGAGTGCAGGGCCGTGATGCGCACGTCCGCCCCGCTGACGCGCCGCAGGCTCCGCTCGACCTCCGCCGCCGTCACGGGCGCATCGCGATGGGCCGGCGGTCCGTCGAACTCCAACACGGCCACGCGCCCGGGGATCGGACCATAGGACATCATCCCCCCGGCCGTGCGCCGCCAGCCGAGTGGAAGGAGCCGCTCGGGGTAATCGATCTCCACGAGGGCCTGGTGGCCGGTGAGGGTCGGCTCCGTGCCGGGGAAGTCGAAGCCGGCCTGCTTGCGCACCGTGCTCCGGCCTCCGTCGCAGCCCACCAGGAATGCCGCCTCGAGCAACCGCCGACCGTCAGGGCCCCGTGCCTCGACCCGCACTCGAGCGCCGGTGTCCTCGAACGATTCGACGGCATGGCCACGCCACACCTCGACCCCGAGCGCATGCGCGTGCCCGGCCAGGATGCGCTCGACTCCAGCCTGCGGGACCCCACGCAACCTCCGGCCGGGCTCGCGTTGCAAGGCCTGGTCGATCAGCGACAGCCCGGCGAAGTGGCCACCGCCGCGACGTGCCCCCACGGCCTGTGGACTCTCCTGCCCTCCCAATGACCGCGACAAGGCCTTCATCACCTCGAGCGCCGCGGCCTCCTCCGCGTCGAGCGCCGGGCCCAGCCCCCGCCGCTGGAGCGCCTCGCTGGCCACGGCCCCGATGCCGCCTGCCTTGAGGACCGGATCGGGCTCGCTGCGCCGCTCGAGCACCACCGCTCGCACTCCATTGAGTGCCAGCTCGCTCGCCAGCAGCAGGCCCGTGGGCCCCGCCCCCACCACCACATCGACTCCACGCTGTTCCATGTCGATGAACCTGGCACAAACTTTTACCAAGTACAAATTTGAACCCAGTATATGATTCAGACATGCCCCAGAATGACCGCCAGCGCGAACGCCGGCCGCGTGCGCCGAGCCCCCATCCCGATGGACTGCGTGAGCGCAAGAAGAGGGAGACGCGCCAGCTCATCTCGAATATCGCCACGGAGCTGTTCAAAGAACGCGGCTTCGAGCACGTCACCGTCGACGACGTGGCCGCCGCGGCCGACGTCTCGAAGGTGACGGTGTTCAACTACTTCCCCCGGAAGGAGGACCTCTTCTTCGACCGGAGCGACGATGTGCAGAAGCTCTTGCGCGACGCACTGGACAGCCGGGGGCGCCGCGCACCGGTGGCGGCGCTGCGGGCGCTGGCGCACACGTTGGTCGAGCAGCGCCACGGGTTCGTGAAGATGACTCCCGGCATCGCCGGCTTCTGGAAGGTCGTGGCCGACAGCCCCGCCCTCCGGGCCCGCGCGCGCGAGCTGTCCGACGAGGTGGAGCGGGATCTCGGCCGGATGCTCGCCGCGAGCGCCAGCGCCCCGGAAGGCGACCCGCTCGCGCGTCTGGTCGCCGCGCTGCTGGTCGGTACCTGGCGCGTGGCCTTTCGTGAGGCCCTGCGCCGCCAGCGGTCAGCCCGTGCCGCCATCTCCCCCGAGCCGTTCCTCGAGCTGCTCGAGCGCGGCTTCACCGCGGCCAGCGCCGCGGCCCGAGGAAGCGCCTACGTGTGAGTGCGCCAGCGGTCCATCAGGAGTAGAGGCTCAGGTGCTCCAGCGGCTCGCCGGGCCGCAAGAGCGTGAGGGGCTCCGAGGCGACGTCGTCCAGGCGGAGCAGCCCCACCGCGTGGTGCTCGGCGTCCACGACGACCAGGCGGTTGAGGTGGTGCTCCTCCATCAGGCGCTCGCCAGTCTCCAGCGGCGCGTCCTCCGGACAGGTGACGAGCGGAGCCGTCATCGCCTCGCGCACCGGGGTGCTGTCGGGGTCGTGTCCGTGGACCGTGGAGCACAGGAAGAGCTCGGAGTCGGTGAGCAGGCCCACCACCCGGCCGTGCTCGGTGACGGGCAGCGCGCCCAGGCTGGCGGTGTCCAGCCGCTCGGCGGCGGAGCGCAGGCACTCATCCGCGTCGATGGTCTTCACGTCCCTCTGCATCAGCTCGGAAATCCGCATGGGCAGGCCTCCTGGTGACGCGTGCACCGCGTCTCGGTGAAGTACAACCGGCGCACGGCCATCCAACCCATCGTCCACAAGGGTCGTCGTGTCGCGCGGAGGACGGTTGGGGGGCCGGCCCCATGCCTGCCTCCCTGGTATAGGGTGCGACGCGAAGGCTCGCGGTGCATCCAAGGCCGTGCTCCGGGCCCCTGGCCCGAAACGTGGAGGAGGACCCATGGCGGACAAGCTCATTCTTTCCAACGACGAGTGGCGCAAGCGCCTCACCCCCGAGGAGTTCCAGGTGCTGCGCCAGCACGGCACCGAGTACCCGGGGACGGGCTGTTTCCTCGGCACGAAGACGCCGGGCACCTACGTGTGCGCGGGGTGCCACAACCCGCTGTTCAAGGCCGGCACGAAGTTCGAGTCCGGCACCGGCTGGCCGTCCTTCACGCAGACGCTGTCGAAGGACTCCGTCACGGAGATCCGCGACGTGTCGCACGGCATGATTCGCACCGAGGTCCGCTGCGCGCGCTGCGACGGCCACCTGGGCCACGTGTTCCCGGACGGTCCGCCGCCCACGGGGCTGCGCTACTGCATGAACTCCGTGGCGATGAAGCACGTCCCCGAAGGCAGCCCCATCGAGCTGGTCCAGGCCTGAAGACGCGTCTCCCCTCCTCTGCGAGGATGGGAGGCCATGCGACGACTTCCCGCCCTGCTCACCGCGCTTCTGCTGGGAGGTGTTTCCCAGGCGGCCCCGCCCCCGAAGGCCGCACCTCCCGCGGCGCCCCAGGTGACGTGGCTCTATCAGGACCGGCTGGCCCCGCCCTGGGAGGACCTGACCTGGGCGGGCACGCACGCGCTGAACGCCAGCGTGGCGGGGGCCTCGGGCAGCCACGCCATCTCCGCGACGCTGGGGCCCTGGGAGGCGCTGTATTTCGGCCACCCGGGCTTCGATGTGTCACCGGACGACACGCTGGTGCTGAAGGTGAACGGCGGAAGGGGCGGCGCGAACGCGGCGGTGCGTGCGCGCGTCGTCATCGGCTCCGAGCAGCCCGTCGGCGTCCCCCTGGGCCCCACCTGCGAGGGCGGCGCCATCCCGGCCCGGAAGTGGGTCACGTGCCGCGTGTCGCTCGCGAAGCTGCTGCCTGAAGGCCGCTCGCGGATCACCGGGCTGTGGCTCCAGGAGGACAGCGGCAAGACGCTGCCGCCCCTCTTCTTCGACGACATCGGCATCGAGCGCTCGAAGGGCCCCAAGCCGGCCCCGAGCCAGGTGGCCGTGGCCAGCGTGGCGGTGAGCGCGGCGCCGGCCGTGAAGAGCGCCCCGGGCCAGGGTGGCAAGTGGGTGTCGGGCTATTACACGGGCTGGAACGCGGACGACTATCCGCCGGAGAAGGTGGACTTCAGCGCGCTCACGCACATCCTCGTGGGCCGCGTCACGCCCAGGGCCGATGGCACGCTGAGCACGAAATTCGACAACGACCGGGGGCCGGAGATTGCCCGCACGCTGTCCAGGCGTGCGCATGCGGCGGGCCGCAAGGCACTCATCATGGTGGGCGGCTCCGGTGAGCACGACGGCTGGGTGGGCGCCGCGTCCGACGCGAACCGCGCGAAGTTCGTCCAGGCGCTGCTCAAGGCAATGGACGACTTCGGCTACGACGGGCTGGACCTGGACTGGGAGCCCGTGGAGGTGCAGGACCGGCCCAAGCTGCTGGCCCTGGCGAAGGCCCTGCGCGAGGCGCGGCCGAAGATGCTCCTCACCTTCCCCCTGCATTGGATCAACACCAACTTCCCCGCGGACGCGGATCCCTGGTTCGCGGAGCTGGCGACGTCCTTTGATCAGATGAACCTGATGTCCTACGAGATGATTGGCGCGTGGGACGGCTGGAAGTCCTGGCACACGTCCGCGTTGCGCGGCGAACAGGGGCTGCACCCCACGTCCATCTCCTCCAGCCTGGCGCTGTGGGTGAAGGCAGGCATCCCCAAGGCGAAGCTGGGCATCGGCATCCCCTTCTACGGGCTCGCGTGGCGCCACATCACCGGGCCCTACCAGCCCTTCACGGACTGGTCCGACTACGTGGGCGGCGACAACTCGTTCACCTACAAGAAAATTCTCCGCTTCGCGAAGCAGGGGACGTACCAGTGGGATGAGAAGGCCCAGGCCAGCTACGTGACGTTCGCGAAGGACAAGGCCGTGGAGGACGGCACGGTGACGTGGATCTCCTACGACAGTCCGCAGGCCATCGCCGCGAAGGGCGCCTTCGTGAAGCAGGAAGGCTACGGCGGCACCATCATCTGGACGCTCAACCAGGGGTGCATCGACCCTGAGTCCGGCGCCAATCCACTGCTGGACGCGGTGAGGGCTGCCTTCCTCCCGTAGGCTGTCATCACGGGCCATCCCGCCCCTCCTTCCGGGTGGGGTGACTGGCGATGCCCCCGTCCCGAATCTCCTTGGCACCCGCCATCCCGGCGCGGCGTGTGAGCGCGAGCGCTTACGTTCCGAGGGAGTGCCATGCGAAGTTCGTTCAGACAGTGGTCGCCCGTCATGCTGGCCTTCGCGCTGTTCGCGAGGCTGGCGCTGGCGGCTGCTCCCAGCGCACCACCAACGCCCGAGTCCCCTGGACTCGAGGGCTTCGAGATCGGCTCCACGACGTGGATCTACCGCGACCAGATGGAGTCACCCTGGCTGGATTATTCCTGGGGTCAGCACTCACTGCGCGCCACCAACCCCGTGGCCTCCGGCACCTACTCCATCTCCGTGAAGATGGGCCCCTGGGATGCGCTGTACTTCGCGCACCCGGGCTTGGACGTGGTGCCCGGGGACATGCTGGTGCTGAAGGTGCACGGAGGGACCGAGGGTGAGGACGCGCCGGTGCGCGTGCGCGCCGTCATCGGCACCGAGCAGCCCATTGGCGTTCTCCTGGGCCCCACCTGCGATGGCGGCGCCATCCGCGCCGGGCGCTGGACCACGTGCCGGGTGCCGCTCGAGCAGCTCCTGTCCGGGGGCAGGACGCGGATCACGGGCCTCTGGCTCCAGGAGAGCCGGGGGCGCGCGCTGCCGATGCTCTTCTTCGACGACATCGGCGTGACGCACCGGGAAGTGCCCCCGGTGCGCATCACCGTGAGCCCGGAGAGCGCCGTGCTGACGCCTGGTGCCTCACGGACGTTCACCGCCACCGTGACCGGTACGAACGACACCGCGGTGGAGTGGAGCGTCGAGCCGCCCGGGACCGGTGGCACCATCACGGCCACGGGCGTCTACACCGCGCCCTCGGCGCCGGGGACCTACCGCGTGGCCGCGCGGAGCCACGCGGATCCGAGCCAGGTGGCGAGGGCCGCCATCCAGGTCGTGCCCGACACGAACCCAGGGACGGGCAAGTGGGTGTCGGGCTACTACACGGGCTGGAACGCGGACCTCTACCCTCCGGAAAAGGTGGACTTCAGCGCCATCACCCACCTGTTGGTCGGCCGCGCCACGCCGAGACCGGATGGAACGTTGAGCACGCAGTTCGACAACGACCAGGGGCCGCAGATCGCCCGCACGCTCTCGCAGCGCGCGCACGCCGCGGGCCGCAAGGCGCTCATCATGGTGGGCGGCTCCGGCGAGCATGACGGCTGGGTGGGCGCCGCGTCCGACGCGAACCGCGCGAAGTTCGTCCAGGCGCTGCTCAAGGCCCTGGATGACTTCGGCTACGACGGGCTGGACCTGGACTGGGAGCCCGTGGAGGTGCAGGACCGGCCCAAGCTGCTGGCCCTGGTCCAGGCCCTGCGCAGCGCACGCCCGGCGATGCTCCTCACCTTCCCCATCCATTGGATCAACACCAACTTCCCAGAGGACGCGGACCCCTGGTACGCGCAGCTCGCCCCGTACCTGAACCAGGTGAACGTCATGACCTACGAGATGGTCGGTCCCTGGGACGGCTGGCAGTCCTGGTACACGTCCGCGCTGCGCGGCGAACAGGGGCTGCACCCCTCGTCCGTCTCCTCCAGCCTGGCGCTGTGGGTGCAGGCGGGCATCCCCAAGGCGAAGCTGGGCATGGGCATCCCGTTCTACGGGCTCGCGTGGCGCCACATCACCGGGCCCTACCAGCCCTTCACGGACTGGTCCGACTACGTGGGCGGCGACAACTCGTTCACCTACAAGAAGATCCTCGACTACTCGCCGTGGGGGACCCTCCAGTGGGACAGCGTGGCCCAGGCTGACTACATCACCTTCCCGCCGAACACGCCCATCGAGGACGGCACGGTGCGATGGATCTCCTATGACGGCCCCCGGGCCATCGCCGCGAAGGGCGCGTTCGCGAAGCAGCAGGGCTACGGGGGCACCATCATCTGGACCGTCAACCAGGGGTGCACCAATCCCGCGACGGGCGCCAACCCGCTGTTGGACGCCGTGCGGAAGGCCTTCCTGGAGTGACGCGACGCCCGCGTCACCTCAGCCCAGGGCGACGCGGGCGTTGCGGAACATGCGCATCCAGGGGCCGTCCTCGCCCCACTCCGCCGGGTGCCAGGAGTGCTGCACGGTGCGGTGCACGCGCTCCGGGTGCGGCATGGTGATGGTGAAGCGCCCGTCCTTCGTGGTGACCCCGGCGATGGCGTGCGGCGAGCCGTTGGGGTTGGCCGGGTACTTCGTGGCCACCTGGCCCCGGTTGTCCACCCAGCGCGTCGACACCAGCCCGGAGGCGTTGAAGCGCGCGGCGGCCTCCGCGTTGGCGAACTCCGCCCGCCCCTCGCCGTGCGACACGACGATGAGCATCCGGCTGCCCTCCATGCCCTTGTAGAAGAGCGAAGGCGACGGCGCGATCTCGACGGTGCCCAGGCGGGCCTCGAACTGCTCGGACGCGTTGCGCACGAAGCGGGGCCAGCCCTCCGCGCCGGGGATGAGCTCGCGCAGCTGCGCGAACATCTGGCAGCCGTTGCACGCGCCCAGGCCGAAGCTGTCCGGCCGCGCGAAGAACTCCGAGAACGCGTCGCGCGTGCGTGGGTTGAAGAGGATGGATTTGGCCCACCCGCCGCCCGCGCCCAGCACGTCGCCGTAGCTGAAGCCGCCGCACGCCATCACGCCGTGGAAGTCCTTCAGCGACGCGCGGCCCGACAGCAGGTCGCTCATGTGCACGTCCACCGCGGTGAAGCCCGCGCGCGTGAACGCCGCCGCCATCTCCTGCTGGCTGTTGACGCCCTGCTCGCGCAGCACCGCCACGCGGGGCCGCGCCCCCTTCGCGATGTACGGCGCCGCCACGTCCACCGCCGGGTCGAACGTGAGCTTCGGCGACAGGCCCGGGTCCTGCGCGTCGCACCTGGCGGCGTACTCCTCCTCCGCGCAGGAGGGGTTGTCGCGCAGCTTCTGGATCTCGTAGCTCACGCGGGACCAGGTGCGCTTGAGCGCCATTGTCTCCTCCGCGAGGAGCTCCCGGCCGCCGTGCCGCACGCGCACCACCTGCTCGGGCGTGGGCCGTCCCAGCTCGTGGACGTGAGAGCCCAGGCCGTGGCGGGCGAGCACCTCCCGCACGCGCGCCACGCCGGACGCGCGCACCTGCACCACCGCGCCCAGCTCCTCGTTGAAGAGGGCCGCCACCGCGTCGTTGCCCAGCGCGGACAGGTCCACGTCCAGGCCGCAGTGGCCCGCGAAGGCCATCTCCGTGAGCGTGGACCAGAGGCCACCGTCGGAGCGGTCGTGGTACGCGAGCAGCACTCGCGCCGCCTGGAGCTCCTGCACCGCCAGGAAGAAGCCCTTCAGCGCCGCCGCATCATCCACGTCCGGGCACTCGGGCCCCACCTGCTGGTGCACCTGCGCCAGCACGGACGCGCC
This genomic interval carries:
- a CDS encoding glycoside hydrolase family 18 protein; the protein is MRRLPALLTALLLGGVSQAAPPPKAAPPAAPQVTWLYQDRLAPPWEDLTWAGTHALNASVAGASGSHAISATLGPWEALYFGHPGFDVSPDDTLVLKVNGGRGGANAAVRARVVIGSEQPVGVPLGPTCEGGAIPARKWVTCRVSLAKLLPEGRSRITGLWLQEDSGKTLPPLFFDDIGIERSKGPKPAPSQVAVASVAVSAAPAVKSAPGQGGKWVSGYYTGWNADDYPPEKVDFSALTHILVGRVTPRADGTLSTKFDNDRGPEIARTLSRRAHAAGRKALIMVGGSGEHDGWVGAASDANRAKFVQALLKAMDDFGYDGLDLDWEPVEVQDRPKLLALAKALREARPKMLLTFPLHWINTNFPADADPWFAELATSFDQMNLMSYEMIGAWDGWKSWHTSALRGEQGLHPTSISSSLALWVKAGIPKAKLGIGIPFYGLAWRHITGPYQPFTDWSDYVGGDNSFTYKKILRFAKQGTYQWDEKAQASYVTFAKDKAVEDGTVTWISYDSPQAIAAKGAFVKQEGYGGTIIWTLNQGCIDPESGANPLLDAVRAAFLP
- the thrS gene encoding threonine--tRNA ligase, whose translation is MLDEHDHRALGQRLDLFHLQEEAPGMVFWHPRGLMLYRLLEDHVRQRMREEGYREVRTPQLCSQPLWEQSGHWENFRENMFCLPDGERNLALKPVSCPGHIQLVQRMNPSHRDLPLRLGEFGLVHRSEPSGALHGLFRLRQFTQDDGHIFCAAEQVEAEVIRFVRSLKAFYAGFGFDDVQVAFSSRPAMRAGSDALWDQAEAWLQSAAKQAGLQYEDQPGQGAFYGPKLEFVLKDRLGRAWQCGTIQLDLVLPERFDLHYAGASGERLRPVMLHRALFGSLERFIGMLLEHHGGALPAWLAPEQVVVASVGAGAAAYAEALAARLRLAGCRARADVRDESLSKKVLGSHEDGVAFLAVVGGREVESKGVRLRMRDGSQRDLPWDDAVAWLSAACQPAVVG
- a CDS encoding TetR/AcrR family transcriptional regulator — its product is MPQNDRQRERRPRAPSPHPDGLRERKKRETRQLISNIATELFKERGFEHVTVDDVAAAADVSKVTVFNYFPRKEDLFFDRSDDVQKLLRDALDSRGRRAPVAALRALAHTLVEQRHGFVKMTPGIAGFWKVVADSPALRARARELSDEVERDLGRMLAASASAPEGDPLARLVAALLVGTWRVAFREALRRQRSARAAISPEPFLELLERGFTAASAAARGSAYV
- a CDS encoding glycoside hydrolase family 18 protein encodes the protein MRSSFRQWSPVMLAFALFARLALAAAPSAPPTPESPGLEGFEIGSTTWIYRDQMESPWLDYSWGQHSLRATNPVASGTYSISVKMGPWDALYFAHPGLDVVPGDMLVLKVHGGTEGEDAPVRVRAVIGTEQPIGVLLGPTCDGGAIRAGRWTTCRVPLEQLLSGGRTRITGLWLQESRGRALPMLFFDDIGVTHREVPPVRITVSPESAVLTPGASRTFTATVTGTNDTAVEWSVEPPGTGGTITATGVYTAPSAPGTYRVAARSHADPSQVARAAIQVVPDTNPGTGKWVSGYYTGWNADLYPPEKVDFSAITHLLVGRATPRPDGTLSTQFDNDQGPQIARTLSQRAHAAGRKALIMVGGSGEHDGWVGAASDANRAKFVQALLKALDDFGYDGLDLDWEPVEVQDRPKLLALVQALRSARPAMLLTFPIHWINTNFPEDADPWYAQLAPYLNQVNVMTYEMVGPWDGWQSWYTSALRGEQGLHPSSVSSSLALWVQAGIPKAKLGMGIPFYGLAWRHITGPYQPFTDWSDYVGGDNSFTYKKILDYSPWGTLQWDSVAQADYITFPPNTPIEDGTVRWISYDGPRAIAAKGAFAKQQGYGGTIIWTVNQGCTNPATGANPLLDAVRKAFLE
- a CDS encoding FAD-dependent monooxygenase, whose amino-acid sequence is MEQRGVDVVVGAGPTGLLLASELALNGVRAVVLERRSEPDPVLKAGGIGAVASEALQRRGLGPALDAEEAAALEVMKALSRSLGGQESPQAVGARRGGGHFAGLSLIDQALQREPGRRLRGVPQAGVERILAGHAHALGVEVWRGHAVESFEDTGARVRVEARGPDGRRLLEAAFLVGCDGGRSTVRKQAGFDFPGTEPTLTGHQALVEIDYPERLLPLGWRRTAGGMMSYGPIPGRVAVLEFDGPPAHRDAPVTAAEVERSLRRVSGADVRITALHSATRFSDHARLVSTYQRGRVLLAGDAAHVHSPFGGQGLNLGLLDAVNLGWKLAATVRGRAPDSLLATYTSERHPVAARVLDNTRAQLALMRPDPQTTAMRQLMAELLTTYADVNRHFGEMISGIATRYDLGDEDPLVGRLIADTELTVDGERTRLYSLMRDGRGLIVDGDGVASGQGAAWPPQLRVVKAPGARSMLVRPDGCIAWAGREGGLRPALERWFPAP
- the msrB gene encoding peptide-methionine (R)-S-oxide reductase MsrB, yielding MADKLILSNDEWRKRLTPEEFQVLRQHGTEYPGTGCFLGTKTPGTYVCAGCHNPLFKAGTKFESGTGWPSFTQTLSKDSVTEIRDVSHGMIRTEVRCARCDGHLGHVFPDGPPPTGLRYCMNSVAMKHVPEGSPIELVQA
- a CDS encoding CBS domain-containing protein, with the translated sequence MRISELMQRDVKTIDADECLRSAAERLDTASLGALPVTEHGRVVGLLTDSELFLCSTVHGHDPDSTPVREAMTAPLVTCPEDAPLETGERLMEEHHLNRLVVVDAEHHAVGLLRLDDVASEPLTLLRPGEPLEHLSLYS